In Acidisarcina polymorpha, the DNA window CGCCTGAAATGCCGCGATGGGCGATGTAGGCGATCAAAAACGAGAACACGACGGCAATGAGCATCATGAACAGCGGACCGGGGTTCGAGGCGCTCATGAGGTCCGGCCGAAGCGTCCCGACCACATAGCCGCAGAGAATTCCCATCGTGGCGACCATGACCCCGGGGTAAATCCAGTAATAAAGATGGGAGCCCCACCCAACAATGAATTTCGAAAGCCGGGCATAGCGCCACGCCCCATGATGGTTCAGGAAGGCTTGCTCGGCGAAATAGTAGGAACTCCCCGTACCGGGATAAATCTTCGCCATCTCGGCGTAGCAAATCGCGGTAGAAAGACAGAGCAGCAAGGCGACGACAATGCCCATCCACATGGAAGGTGCAGTCGAACCGGTTGTGGCCTGGATGTAGAAGGTAAGCCACAGGAAGGCTCCCGGGGCGATGAGCGCCATCGCGTTCATCGTCAATCCGGTAACGCCTAGACTTTTTCTCATCTCAGGCGTTGGGTTCGTTGCCATCTAGGGTCTCCTTGGGTGCAATTTAGCCCTTTGCAATTTAGCGATACGAGCAAGGCACGGGTATGCCCGGGGATGAGGGTCATTCCAGCCAGCAGAGCGCGTGAATTCTGGGTGAATGTAAATGGTATCGCCGTTTGCCGCTACGCACCGTTTCCATAAGACTTTTCTATTGCATCAATCGAGGACATTTATCCGGAAAAGGCCGTTGGGGGCTGTGCTTCATCGAAAAAGCATCTCACTGAGTGCAAGCCAAAAAAGAGCTCGAAAATTTCTGAGATGGTGATGGAATGGCAAATCAATTAGCACTCGTAACAGGCGCTTCGAATGGTATCGGGTACAACCTCGCGAAGGTTTTCGCGGAAAATGGCTTCGATTTGATTATCGCGTCGCATGGAGAGCGACTGGAGAGCGCCGAACAGGACCTCCGCTCCCTGGGCGTGAATGTAACGGCGATTGAAGCAGACCTTGCCACCTATGAAGGGGTGCAAAGCTTCTGGAAGGGCGTTGAAGCCACCGGACGCCCGGTCGACGCTGCAGCGATCAATGCTGGTGTAGGCGTCGGAGGCCTCTTTGCAGAGACTGATCTGGAGGCCGAGATCAATCTGGTCCGGCTCAATGTGGAAGGTACCGTCCACCTCGCAAAGCACGTGGTCCGTCATATGGTTGGACGAGGTCAGGGAAGGATTCTAGTGACCGCCTCGATCGCCAGCGAGATGGTCGCGCCTCGGGAGGCCGTCTACGCGGCTTCGAAGGCATTCGACTTGTCTTTCGCGAAAAGTCTACGGGAGGAGCTGGCAGGTACTGGCGTATCCGTAACGGCTCTACAGCCGGGACCCACCGACACCGACTTCTTTCATCGTGCCGGTATGGACGATACCAAAGTCGGCCAGGAGGGCAAGCACGCAAGCCAGCCGTACGATGTGGCCAGGCAAGGATTCAAGGCGCTCATGGCTGGCGAGCAGCACGTCTACGCCGCCGACCTCAAGACAAAGATCCAGGGAGCCGTGGCTGACTTTGTGCCAGATTCGGTCAAGGCTTCGATGCACGAAAAGCTGGCGGAACCGGTGGGCAGCAAATAGGAGCAGCCCACCTGCCGAAAAATAGCTAAGGCCACCGAACGTCGTCAGTCTCTGGCGTCCGGTGGCCGGCTTCTTATCAAGGAAGCGATCCTACTTAGTGTTAAACGGACGCTACTTGGTGTTCTTCTTGCCTGCACCTGCTTCAAGCAGCGCTGGCTTTGACAATCCCAGCTTGTTGTCGTCGAATTGCTTCGCCGCGGCGAGCACCTTGTCGCGAGCATACGCGGCGTCATGCCAGCCTTTGATCTCCACGCGCTTTCCTTCTAAATCCTTGTAAATAGAGAAGAAGTGGGTCATTTCCCGGAGCATGTGCGGGTAGATCTCCGAGTAATTCCAGACGTCCCTATATCGTGGATTGCCCTTGCCTACCGCCAGCACTTTTTCGTCGAGCACTCCCTGGTCGAGCATCTCGAGCAGGCCGATTGGACGAACCTCCATCACGCAACCCGGAAAGCTGGCGGCATCGACGAGAACCAGAACATCGAGCGGATCTCCGTCGTCGCTCAGCGTGGACGGGATGAACCCGTAATCCCCCGGATAATGGACCGGCGAGT includes these proteins:
- a CDS encoding SDR family NAD(P)-dependent oxidoreductase: MANQLALVTGASNGIGYNLAKVFAENGFDLIIASHGERLESAEQDLRSLGVNVTAIEADLATYEGVQSFWKGVEATGRPVDAAAINAGVGVGGLFAETDLEAEINLVRLNVEGTVHLAKHVVRHMVGRGQGRILVTASIASEMVAPREAVYAASKAFDLSFAKSLREELAGTGVSVTALQPGPTDTDFFHRAGMDDTKVGQEGKHASQPYDVARQGFKALMAGEQHVYAADLKTKIQGAVADFVPDSVKASMHEKLAEPVGSK
- a CDS encoding inorganic diphosphatase, producing MVNYLELPIGEKVPEVVNAVIEIPLEGINKYEYDKKLHVFRLDRNLYSPVHYPGDYGFIPSTLSDDGDPLDVLVLVDAASFPGCVMEVRPIGLLEMLDQGVLDEKVLAVGKGNPRYRDVWNYSEIYPHMLREMTHFFSIYKDLEGKRVEIKGWHDAAYARDKVLAAAKQFDDNKLGLSKPALLEAGAGKKNTK